Proteins encoded within one genomic window of Blattabacterium cuenoti:
- the secA gene encoding preprotein translocase subunit SecA, producing MNFFRNLLKKFLGNKNEKDLKEVRKILIHIKEEEKKISLLSDDELRNKTKEFKNLIKISTKKFYEEEKLILNKIKEKSCTLSTLEENYSHLEKLQEECYKEEQKILTNILAKAFSVMKETAKRFKEKKELIVKSTLFDEEISKIKPYVFLHKDMAIWRNEWDAHGKSIIWDMVYYDVQLMGGVVLHQGKIAEMATGEGKTFVATLSAYLNALSGRGVHIVTVNNYLSKRDMSWMSPLMEFHGLKVDCIDNYLSSNLYLRKKAYQADITYGTNNEFGFDYLRDNMASSKEELVQRELNYAIIDEIDSVLIDEARTPLIISGSVQPDKDNKDEFKFLKDKVEDLVNQQNKIVSNFFYEAKSLIKSGDKKIGGFKLFQAYRGLPKKKSLIKFLSEDNIRLILQKIESQYLLQDNGRAMYRVDKDLYFVIDEKNNTVELTDKGIEFLSKNVEDIGFFVLPDINVEITELEKKNFSKEEEIREKEKKLKNFSVKSQRIHIINQLLKAYTLFERDVDYVVLGGRVKIVDQQTGRIMEGRRYSDGLHQAIEAKEHVKIESSSQTLATITLQNYFRMYKKISGMTGTAETESGEFWHIYKLDVVVIPTHKPTKRKDLQDFVFKTQREKYNAILEKIIHFSKNEKRPVLVGTTSVEVSEFLSRALKFRKISHNVLNAKLHDKEAEIIAKAGLPGAVTIATNMAGRGTDIKLSKEVVKYGGLAVLGTERHDSRRVDNQLRGRSGRQGDPGTSQFYVSLEDNLIRLFIDSERLSKLMDRFGHKEGDIIQHPLLTRSIERAQKKIEDNNFSIRKRLLDYDDVINKQREFIYKKRKNALCCENELSLDISNMVYLLLEIMILLGKKSFNNFEFEFFQIFGIHFPIQKSEFFSYKERDCINLLHDKIISFYEKKKEKMISKNFFPIISTNISNLFERNYENYQIQIIFTDGITNICFGSSLKEIYESQGRSLLSMFEKKTILCFLDEKWKEHLREMDSLRSSVQNAVFEQKDPLIVYKQNAFNLFQEKVYEINKKVISFLLKSTLMRSDVLYNISNKNKMMIDPIMKGEKKLGRNNRINIRHLVTGETKNIKFKQVEFFLEKGEWVIEDDSFYYS from the coding sequence ATGAATTTTTTTAGAAATCTTTTAAAGAAGTTCTTAGGAAATAAGAATGAAAAAGATCTTAAAGAGGTTAGAAAAATTTTGATTCATATCAAAGAAGAAGAGAAAAAAATCTCATTATTATCAGATGATGAATTAAGAAATAAAACTAAAGAATTTAAGAATCTCATAAAAATATCTACAAAAAAATTTTATGAAGAAGAAAAATTAATACTAAATAAAATAAAAGAAAAATCTTGTACTCTAAGTACTCTAGAGGAAAATTACTCTCATTTAGAAAAATTACAAGAAGAATGTTATAAAGAAGAACAAAAAATATTAACAAATATTTTAGCAAAAGCTTTTTCTGTGATGAAAGAAACAGCAAAAAGGTTTAAAGAAAAAAAAGAACTTATAGTCAAATCCACATTATTTGATGAAGAAATTTCAAAAATAAAGCCTTATGTTTTTTTGCACAAAGACATGGCTATTTGGAGAAATGAATGGGATGCTCATGGAAAATCCATCATTTGGGATATGGTTTATTATGACGTTCAATTAATGGGAGGTGTCGTTCTTCATCAAGGAAAAATAGCTGAAATGGCGACAGGAGAAGGAAAAACTTTTGTTGCGACTTTATCAGCTTATTTAAATGCTCTTTCTGGAAGAGGAGTCCATATTGTGACAGTAAACAATTATTTATCTAAAAGAGATATGAGTTGGATGTCTCCTTTAATGGAATTTCATGGATTAAAAGTGGATTGTATTGATAATTATCTATCTTCTAATCTCTATTTACGTAAAAAAGCTTATCAAGCTGATATAACTTATGGAACGAATAATGAGTTCGGGTTTGATTATTTGCGTGATAATATGGCAAGTTCTAAAGAAGAACTGGTTCAAAGAGAGTTAAATTATGCTATAATAGATGAGATTGATTCTGTGTTAATAGATGAAGCCCGTACTCCTTTAATCATTTCAGGTTCTGTTCAACCTGATAAAGATAATAAAGATGAATTTAAATTTTTAAAAGATAAAGTAGAAGATCTTGTTAATCAACAAAATAAAATAGTTAGTAATTTTTTTTATGAAGCTAAGAGCTTAATAAAATCTGGAGACAAAAAAATAGGAGGATTTAAACTTTTTCAAGCATATCGTGGGTTACCAAAGAAAAAATCTTTAATTAAATTTTTAAGTGAAGATAATATTCGTTTAATTTTACAAAAGATAGAAAGTCAGTATTTATTACAGGATAATGGGAGGGCCATGTATAGAGTAGATAAAGATCTTTATTTTGTAATAGATGAAAAAAATAATACTGTAGAATTGACAGATAAAGGGATTGAGTTTTTATCTAAAAATGTAGAAGATATAGGTTTTTTTGTCCTTCCTGATATAAATGTGGAAATAACAGAATTAGAAAAGAAAAATTTTTCTAAAGAAGAAGAAATTAGAGAAAAAGAAAAAAAATTAAAAAATTTTTCTGTAAAATCACAACGTATACATATTATTAATCAGCTTCTTAAAGCTTATACTCTTTTTGAGAGAGATGTCGATTATGTAGTCTTAGGAGGAAGAGTTAAAATAGTGGACCAGCAAACTGGTCGTATTATGGAAGGAAGACGTTATTCTGATGGACTTCATCAAGCTATCGAAGCGAAAGAACATGTAAAAATAGAATCCTCTAGTCAAACTCTTGCTACAATCACTTTGCAGAATTATTTTAGAATGTACAAAAAAATATCTGGAATGACAGGAACAGCAGAAACGGAATCTGGAGAATTTTGGCATATATACAAATTGGATGTAGTAGTGATTCCTACTCATAAACCTACAAAAAGAAAAGATTTACAAGATTTTGTTTTTAAAACACAACGTGAAAAATATAATGCTATTTTAGAAAAAATTATTCATTTTTCTAAAAATGAAAAACGTCCAGTTCTTGTTGGAACTACTTCTGTTGAAGTCTCTGAATTTCTAAGTAGAGCTTTGAAATTTAGAAAAATTTCACATAATGTTTTAAATGCTAAATTACACGACAAAGAAGCAGAAATCATAGCAAAAGCAGGTCTTCCTGGTGCTGTAACTATAGCAACAAATATGGCTGGTCGTGGAACGGATATAAAACTTTCTAAAGAAGTAGTAAAATATGGGGGATTAGCTGTTTTAGGAACTGAAAGACATGATTCTAGAAGAGTCGATAATCAATTAAGAGGACGTTCTGGGCGTCAAGGAGATCCAGGAACTTCTCAATTTTATGTATCTCTAGAAGATAATTTAATTCGTTTATTTATAGATTCAGAAAGATTGTCAAAATTAATGGATCGTTTTGGTCATAAGGAAGGAGATATTATTCAACATCCTTTATTAACAAGGTCTATAGAAAGAGCGCAAAAAAAAATAGAGGATAATAATTTTAGTATACGTAAACGTTTACTAGATTATGATGATGTGATTAATAAACAACGAGAGTTTATCTATAAAAAACGTAAAAATGCGTTATGTTGTGAAAATGAATTAAGTTTAGATATATCTAATATGGTCTATCTCTTGTTAGAGATAATGATTTTACTAGGGAAGAAATCTTTCAATAATTTTGAGTTTGAATTTTTTCAAATTTTCGGAATTCATTTTCCTATACAAAAAAGTGAATTCTTTTCGTATAAAGAACGTGATTGTATCAATTTACTTCATGATAAGATCATTTCTTTTTATGAAAAGAAAAAAGAAAAAATGATTTCTAAGAACTTTTTTCCTATTATATCTACTAATATCTCGAATCTTTTTGAAAGAAATTATGAAAATTATCAAATTCAAATCATATTTACAGATGGAATAACTAATATTTGTTTTGGATCAAGTTTGAAAGAAATTTATGAGAGTCAGGGAAGATCTTTATTATCTATGTTTGAAAAAAAGACTATATTGTGTTTTCTAGATGAAAAATGGAAAGAACATTTACGAGAAATGGATAGTTTACGATCTTCAGTTCAAAATGCTGTTTTTGAACAAAAAGATCCTTTAATAGTTTATAAGCAGAATGCTTTTAATTTATTTCAAGAAAAAGTTTATGAAATAAACAAAAAAGTTATTTCTTTTTTACTTAAATCTACTCTTATGAGAAGTGATGTTTTATATAATATTTCCAATAAAAACAAGATGATGATTGATCCTATAATGAAAGGAGAAAAAAAGTTAGGAAGAAATAATCGAATTAATATTCGTCATCTAGTTACTGGAGAAACTAAAAACATAAAATTTAAACAAGTAGAATTTTTTTTGGAAAAGGGGGAATGGGTAATTGAAGATGATTCTTTTTATTATTCGTAG
- a CDS encoding DUF2795 domain-containing protein — translation MYWTLELASHLEDAPWPATKEELIDFAIRTGAPLEVVENLQQLENGEGEVFESIEDIWADYPRDDEDFYWNRDEYEL, via the coding sequence ATGTATTGGACTTTAGAATTAGCTTCTCATTTAGAAGATGCTCCTTGGCCTGCAACAAAAGAAGAATTAATTGATTTTGCTATCCGTACTGGTGCTCCATTAGAAGTCGTGGAAAATCTTCAGCAGTTAGAGAATGGAGAAGGAGAAGTTTTTGAATCTATAGAAGATATATGGGCAGATTATCCACGTGATGATGAAGATTTTTATTGGAATAGAGATGAATATGAACTTTAA
- the fmt gene encoding methionyl-tRNA formyltransferase: MKKFPRIVFIGGTHFSLFSLKELFMNQYNIVGIITNPDDSLKRRGKDPFTNKINPIKKYALENHIPFLQPKNLLDSFFLKNLRIWNADIQIVVSFKILPKKIWKNSKIGTFNLHASLLPQYRGVSPINWTIINGEKKTGLTTFFLSNQIDSGNILLQKEIEIEKKETAGELENKLKKMSGSIVIETLEGIIQKKIKPISQEKITNSFPLKYAPKISTKDCRICWEKTSIEVIYNKIRGLSPYPTAWTLLFFNQKKFVRFKIFVVEQIRKKHSFPIGLVIISLFKMKISVKGGFISIIEGQIEGKKKMNIKNIINGMKIRKNLFVY, translated from the coding sequence ATGAAAAAATTTCCTAGAATTGTGTTTATAGGAGGAACACATTTTTCTCTTTTTTCTTTAAAGGAATTATTTATGAATCAATATAATATTGTAGGAATAATTACAAATCCTGATGATTCCTTAAAAAGAAGAGGAAAAGACCCATTTACTAATAAAATAAATCCTATAAAAAAGTATGCATTAGAAAATCATATTCCTTTTTTACAACCAAAAAATCTTCTTGATTCTTTTTTTTTAAAAAATTTGAGAATTTGGAATGCAGATATACAAATAGTTGTTTCATTCAAAATCCTACCTAAAAAAATATGGAAAAATTCAAAAATAGGAACTTTCAATTTGCATGCATCTCTTCTTCCTCAATACAGAGGAGTTTCTCCCATAAATTGGACCATTATAAATGGAGAAAAAAAAACTGGATTAACTACTTTTTTTCTATCTAATCAAATAGATTCTGGAAATATTCTCTTACAAAAAGAAATAGAAATAGAAAAAAAAGAAACAGCAGGAGAACTAGAAAATAAATTAAAAAAAATGAGTGGATCTATAGTCATAGAAACATTAGAAGGAATTATTCAAAAAAAAATAAAACCTATTTCACAAGAAAAAATTACTAATTCTTTTCCATTAAAATATGCTCCAAAAATATCTACTAAAGATTGTAGAATCTGTTGGGAAAAAACTTCTATAGAAGTCATTTACAATAAAATTAGAGGACTTAGTCCTTATCCAACTGCATGGACTCTATTATTTTTTAATCAAAAAAAATTTGTTAGATTCAAAATTTTTGTTGTTGAACAAATACGAAAAAAACATTCTTTTCCAATTGGACTAGTAATTATTTCATTATTCAAAATGAAAATTTCCGTAAAAGGAGGTTTTATATCTATTATTGAAGGACAAATAGAAGGGAAAAAAAAAATGAATATAAAAAATATCATCAACGGAATGAAAATCAGAAAAAATCTTTTTGTTTACTGA
- a CDS encoding HU family DNA-binding protein, whose translation MNKIELVNSIAEKTGITKIKAKNVTDAFIDTIIESLKKGDKVTLVGFGTFSVVERNPRNGINPRTGKKIHIPGKKVAKFKIGAELTKL comes from the coding sequence ATGAATAAAATAGAATTAGTAAATTCAATAGCTGAAAAAACCGGAATCACCAAAATAAAAGCTAAAAATGTAACAGATGCATTTATTGATACAATAATTGAATCTCTAAAAAAAGGAGATAAAGTTACATTAGTAGGATTTGGAACCTTTTCTGTTGTGGAAAGAAATCCCAGAAATGGAATTAATCCGAGAACAGGAAAAAAAATTCATATTCCAGGAAAAAAGGTCGCTAAGTTCAAAATAGGAGCAGAATTAACTAAATTGTAG